In one window of Verrucomicrobiota bacterium DNA:
- a CDS encoding Gfo/Idh/MocA family oxidoreductase, giving the protein MKGLTISRRRFVQSTAASMAAVSFPWVADGRVLGANDRIGFAVIGVGGMGTGHLGGLVKRSQEENIQVRAVADVYRRRLTRAQKICGGDGYLDYRRILERQDIDAVLVATPDHWHAKISIDAMESGKDVYVEKPMTHTVEQALAVRNTVRRTRRVLQVGPNGTAQDSYWVARQAVEAGRIGKVTWAQGSYNRNSRVCLFNDHQKIDASAGPGQPGEDFIDWNMWLGHEWGLAEKIPWNPEHFFRFRKYWPYNGGVATDLLYHKLAPLLIAIKGPNGEYPTRVNANGGLYVEKDGRDIPDTFLMTADYPSEWSLFLVSTLTNDSGLPDRIYGKHGTMELGGEPHLKFNGPYAEEFKSRNEGKEELRLPLKPRRDLAGNFIDVLRGKATLQCNVELGCSTMIAIKMAVESFRQGKSMKWDAASEKVVS; this is encoded by the coding sequence ATGAAAGGACTGACTATTTCCCGAAGACGTTTCGTGCAATCCACCGCTGCTTCCATGGCGGCCGTCTCGTTCCCGTGGGTCGCCGACGGTCGTGTGCTCGGCGCCAACGACCGCATCGGCTTCGCCGTCATCGGGGTCGGCGGCATGGGCACCGGACATCTCGGCGGCCTCGTCAAGCGCAGTCAGGAGGAGAATATTCAGGTGCGGGCGGTGGCGGACGTCTACCGGCGACGGTTGACCCGGGCCCAAAAAATCTGCGGGGGCGATGGTTATCTCGATTACCGCCGCATCCTCGAACGTCAGGACATTGACGCCGTGCTCGTCGCCACGCCGGATCATTGGCACGCCAAAATCTCGATCGACGCGATGGAGTCCGGAAAGGACGTCTACGTGGAGAAGCCGATGACCCACACGGTCGAGCAAGCCCTCGCCGTCCGCAACACCGTGCGCCGCACCCGCCGGGTGTTGCAAGTCGGACCGAATGGAACCGCCCAGGATTCCTATTGGGTCGCACGCCAAGCAGTGGAGGCCGGAAGAATCGGAAAAGTGACCTGGGCTCAGGGCAGCTACAACCGGAATTCCCGAGTCTGCCTGTTTAACGATCATCAGAAGATCGATGCCTCGGCGGGTCCCGGCCAACCGGGCGAGGATTTCATCGATTGGAACATGTGGCTCGGCCATGAATGGGGGTTGGCGGAGAAAATCCCCTGGAATCCTGAACATTTCTTTCGTTTTCGGAAGTATTGGCCCTACAACGGCGGCGTGGCGACGGATCTGCTTTACCACAAACTCGCACCCTTGCTGATCGCCATCAAAGGTCCAAACGGTGAGTATCCCACGCGCGTCAACGCCAACGGCGGCCTTTACGTGGAGAAAGACGGACGCGATATTCCGGATACTTTCCTCATGACCGCTGATTATCCATCCGAATGGTCACTGTTCCTCGTCAGCACTCTCACCAACGATTCCGGCCTGCCGGACCGGATTTATGGCAAACACGGCACCATGGAATTGGGCGGTGAACCCCACTTGAAATTCAACGGCCCTTACGCCGAGGAATTCAAGTCGCGCAACGAGGGCAAGGAAGAGTTGCGGCTGCCCTTGAAACCTCGCCGGGATTTGGCGGGCAACTTCATCGACGTGCTCCGCGGGAAAGCCACGCTCCAGTGCAACGTCGAGTTGGGCTGCTCCACGATGATTGCCATCAAAATGGCGGTCGAATCCTTCCGCCAAGGCAAGTCCATGAAATGGGACGCCGCGTCCGAAAAGGTCGTGTCCTAA
- a CDS encoding DNA polymerase III subunit alpha, which yields MTGPKARGYPQPQPFSLRLPAPGILIADMSHAEFVHLHLHTEYSLLDGACRLDRLVDKAHDLKFSSLAITDHGVLYGAIDFYQAARNKGIKPILGCEVYVAPGSRFEKKSSSGGRDVYHHLVLLAKDETGYRNLIKLATAAHLEGYYYKPRVDKELLEAHKEGLIALSGCLASEIPEALMRDDLAKARSAIDWFRQVLGPENFYLELQNHGIPEQAKVNRHLLALSSELGLKCVASNDVHYVERGHSHAHDCLICIGTQALLTDTKRMRYVEQQFYLRSADEMKALFHEVPEAVRNTLEVAEKCNVEIEFGKLHYPVFHPPDHYTREGYLRELLREGLIKRYGLHTRLENEDFLPVRLDDPARLPTYPPTAANSNPAQNPQNLDHPAVAAAVGAVLDRLSMELKVIQKTGFISYFLIVGDFVRYGRGIGVSCVARGSAAGSIVTYLLEISNVDPIRYGLLFERFLNPERVNPPDIDIDFADDRRADVIEYVRQRYGRDSVAQIITFGTMGAKSVIRDVGRVMGLSFSECDRLAKMVPNDLKMTLKKALEQSPDFKTAYATEEVTRELVDTALVLEDLTRNASVHAAGVVIGDQPLAQLLPLKQDEDGTIVTQYAMGPVGELGLLKMDFLGLKTLTVIRNTCELVKRTQGVDIPIENLPLDNQAAYDLLNKGNTLGVFQLESGGMRDLCRKFKIGSIEHITALVALYRPGPMDLIPDFIKRRHGEVTIEYEHPLLEPISKETYGVLIYQEQVMQATQVLAGYTLGGADLLRRAMGKKKPEEMAKQRDIFVKGCASANHIPAAKANAIFDLLEKFAGYGFNKSHAAAYAMVAYQTAYLKANYPVEFLCAMMTNDMSETAKLGQYIEEARAMGIDVLGPDVNESHIAFAPAAGGKSIRFGMAAIKGVGEVAVEAILKARKEHGRFSSLEELCERVETRSVNRKVLEALIKTGACDAFGATRASLFASVERTLMRATQDALDRARGQGSLFGMLEEPSPHGGEKPVQLPEWPQHELLASEKELLGFYVTGHPMTPYAPLLKRFNLATTTTLSQLENRSMTRLGGMVSAVQQGFSKKTNKPYAMVTLEDLEGSVQLLLMNENCEKLKHFCVQGQAIMVVGEVNTGEDKAKIFPQDIFPLAEAPARFTRQVHWRLSEAQLQGGRLQDALGIAQNHPGRCPLFLAVRLHRGALVFIEAHERFAVSPSMELQKAVDDTFGENTYYAKVDSSLPERAARRWEKRASDGDEN from the coding sequence ATGACCGGTCCAAAGGCTCGCGGTTACCCTCAACCCCAACCGTTCTCCTTGCGCCTCCCCGCACCGGGGATTTTAATCGCGGACATGTCGCACGCGGAATTCGTCCATCTTCACCTTCATACCGAGTATTCGCTCCTGGACGGAGCGTGCCGCCTGGACCGCTTGGTCGACAAAGCGCACGACCTCAAATTCAGCTCCCTGGCCATCACCGACCATGGGGTCCTCTACGGTGCCATCGATTTTTATCAAGCCGCGCGCAACAAAGGCATCAAGCCCATTCTCGGGTGCGAAGTCTACGTCGCCCCGGGAAGCCGCTTCGAGAAAAAGAGCTCCAGCGGGGGACGCGACGTCTATCACCACCTCGTGCTGCTGGCGAAGGACGAGACCGGCTATCGCAATCTCATCAAGCTGGCCACCGCGGCTCATCTCGAGGGCTACTACTACAAACCCCGCGTGGACAAGGAACTTCTTGAAGCCCACAAGGAGGGCCTCATCGCGCTTTCCGGCTGCCTCGCCAGCGAAATCCCCGAGGCTTTGATGCGGGATGACCTGGCCAAGGCCCGCTCCGCCATCGACTGGTTTCGTCAAGTGCTGGGGCCCGAGAACTTCTACCTCGAATTGCAGAACCACGGGATTCCCGAGCAAGCCAAGGTGAATCGCCATTTGCTCGCGCTCTCGTCCGAGCTCGGACTCAAATGCGTCGCCAGCAATGACGTTCACTACGTTGAGCGCGGCCACTCCCACGCCCATGACTGCCTGATCTGCATCGGCACCCAAGCCCTGCTCACCGACACCAAACGCATGCGGTACGTCGAGCAGCAGTTCTACCTCCGCAGCGCCGATGAAATGAAGGCGCTCTTCCACGAAGTGCCGGAAGCGGTGCGCAATACGCTCGAAGTCGCCGAGAAATGCAACGTCGAGATTGAATTCGGCAAACTTCATTACCCCGTGTTCCACCCCCCGGACCATTACACACGCGAGGGTTACCTCCGTGAATTGCTCCGGGAAGGCCTGATCAAGCGCTACGGCCTTCACACCCGGCTCGAAAATGAGGACTTCCTGCCGGTTCGCCTCGACGATCCCGCACGACTCCCCACCTACCCGCCGACCGCTGCGAACTCGAACCCGGCGCAAAACCCGCAAAATCTCGACCACCCCGCCGTGGCCGCCGCCGTCGGTGCCGTGCTCGACCGGCTCTCCATGGAGCTTAAGGTGATCCAAAAAACGGGCTTCATCAGCTACTTTCTGATCGTCGGTGATTTCGTCCGCTACGGACGCGGCATCGGCGTCAGTTGCGTGGCAAGGGGCTCGGCCGCCGGATCCATCGTCACCTACCTGCTCGAAATCTCCAACGTCGATCCCATCCGCTACGGGTTGCTCTTCGAACGTTTCCTCAATCCCGAACGGGTGAATCCTCCGGACATCGACATCGACTTCGCCGACGACCGTCGAGCGGATGTCATCGAATATGTCCGCCAGCGCTACGGTCGCGATTCGGTCGCCCAGATCATCACCTTTGGAACCATGGGCGCAAAATCGGTCATCCGAGACGTGGGCCGGGTCATGGGGCTCAGTTTCTCCGAATGCGACCGGTTGGCTAAAATGGTCCCCAACGACCTCAAAATGACGCTCAAAAAGGCGTTGGAACAATCCCCGGACTTCAAAACGGCCTATGCCACCGAAGAGGTCACCCGGGAACTCGTGGACACCGCCCTCGTCCTCGAAGACCTGACCCGCAACGCCTCGGTCCACGCCGCCGGGGTCGTCATCGGGGATCAACCCCTCGCCCAACTACTCCCGCTCAAGCAAGACGAGGATGGCACCATCGTGACCCAATACGCGATGGGACCCGTCGGCGAACTGGGCTTGCTCAAGATGGATTTCCTCGGGCTCAAAACGCTGACGGTGATTCGCAATACTTGCGAACTGGTCAAACGCACCCAGGGCGTGGACATTCCGATTGAGAACCTGCCTCTCGACAACCAGGCGGCCTACGACCTGTTGAACAAGGGCAACACGCTGGGCGTGTTCCAACTGGAATCCGGAGGCATGCGCGATCTCTGCCGCAAATTCAAGATCGGATCCATCGAACACATCACCGCGCTGGTGGCACTATACCGGCCGGGCCCCATGGACCTGATCCCCGATTTCATCAAGCGTCGGCACGGGGAAGTCACCATCGAGTACGAGCACCCGTTGCTCGAGCCCATCAGCAAGGAAACATACGGAGTGTTGATTTATCAGGAACAGGTCATGCAGGCCACCCAGGTGCTGGCCGGATACACTCTCGGGGGCGCCGATCTCCTGCGCCGGGCCATGGGCAAGAAAAAGCCCGAGGAAATGGCCAAGCAGCGGGATATCTTCGTCAAAGGTTGCGCGTCCGCCAACCACATCCCGGCCGCCAAGGCCAACGCCATTTTCGATTTGCTGGAAAAGTTCGCCGGCTACGGATTCAACAAGTCCCATGCGGCCGCTTACGCCATGGTGGCCTACCAGACGGCCTATCTCAAAGCGAACTACCCCGTTGAATTCCTGTGCGCCATGATGACGAACGACATGAGCGAGACCGCGAAACTCGGCCAATATATCGAGGAGGCGCGCGCCATGGGCATCGATGTGCTCGGACCCGACGTCAACGAAAGCCACATCGCGTTCGCCCCCGCCGCAGGTGGCAAATCGATACGATTCGGCATGGCCGCGATCAAAGGCGTGGGCGAAGTCGCCGTTGAAGCCATCCTCAAGGCGCGGAAAGAACACGGAAGATTTTCATCCCTCGAGGAACTTTGCGAACGCGTGGAAACACGGTCCGTCAATCGCAAGGTGCTCGAAGCCCTCATCAAGACCGGCGCCTGCGATGCGTTCGGCGCCACGCGCGCCTCCCTGTTCGCGTCCGTCGAACGCACGTTGATGCGTGCCACCCAGGACGCGCTGGATCGGGCGCGCGGCCAGGGTTCTCTCTTCGGCATGCTCGAAGAGCCCTCCCCCCATGGAGGAGAAAAGCCGGTCCAACTTCCGGAATGGCCGCAGCATGAACTGCTGGCTTCCGAAAAGGAATTGCTCGGTTTTTATGTCACGGGCCACCCGATGACCCCTTACGCGCCGCTGCTGAAACGCTTCAATCTCGCCACCACCACCACGCTCTCCCAATTGGAAAACCGGTCCATGACCCGATTGGGCGGCATGGTCAGTGCCGTGCAACAAGGCTTCTCCAAGAAAACCAACAAGCCTTATGCCATGGTGACGCTGGAGGATCTCGAGGGATCCGTCCAACTCCTGCTCATGAACGAGAACTGCGAAAAGTTGAAGCACTTTTGCGTTCAAGGCCAGGCGATCATGGTCGTCGGAGAGGTGAATACGGGAGAAGACAAAGCCAAGATCTTCCCCCAGGACATCTTCCCTCTGGCCGAGGCTCCCGCCCGCTTCACGCGCCAGGTGCACTGGAGGCTGAGCGAAGCCCAATTGCAAGGAGGCCGGCTGCAGGACGCACTGGGCATCGCCCAAAACCATCCCGGCCGCTGCCCGCTCTTTCTCGCGGTGCGACTGCATCGTGGAGCCCTCGTTTTCATCGAAGCCCACGAACGCTTCGCCGTCTCGCCGTCAATGGAACTGCAAAAAGCGGTGGACGATACGTTCGGAGAGAACACCTATTATGCCAAAGTCGATTCCTCGCTCCCCGAACGCGCCGCCCGCCGATGGGAAAAACGCGCCAGCGACGGCGATGAAAACTGA